Genomic window (Chloroflexi bacterium ADurb.Bin180):
AACTCTACCTGCCCCCGCCGCGGCCCAACGCCGTCCTCCGCCCACGCCTGCTCGACCTCCTCAACGACGGCCTCGCCGCCAACCACCGCCTGACCCTGATCTCCGCGCCGGCCGGCTACGGCAAGACCGCCCTGGTCAGCGCCTGGGTCGCCAGCAGCCACCGGCCCACAGCCTGGCTCTCCCTGGATGAGGCCGATAGCGATCCGACACGCTTCCTGTCCTACCTCATCGCCGCTCTGCAGACCGTCGCACCACAGGTCGGCACAGGCCTGGCCAACGTCCTGTCCTCGCCTCAGCCGCCCTCCACCGAGGCCATCCTCACCGCGCTGCTCAACGAGCTGGCCGCCGTCCCTGATCCCTTCACCCTCGTCCTGGATGACTATCACGTGCTCGACTCGAGCGCGGTCGACGCCGCCCTGGCCTTTCTCATCGACCACCTGCCGCCGCACCTGCACCTGGTGCTCACCACCCGCGAGGACCCGCGCCTCCCGCTGCCCCGGTACCGCGCCCGCGGTCAGCTCACCGAGCTGCGCGCGGCCGACCTCCGCTTCTCCCCTCCCGAAGCCGCGAACTATCTCAATCAGGTGATGGGCCTCAACCTCTCGCCAGAGGACATTGCCGCGCTGGAGACCCGCACCGAGGGCTGGATCGCCGGTCTGCAACTGGCCGCACTCTCGCTGCAGGGTCACCAGGACGCAGCGGGCTTTATCCAGTCTTTTACCGGCAGCCATCGCTTTGTGCTGGACTATCTGGTGGAAGAGGTCCTGCAGCGCCAGCCCGCCGGCGTGCAGCGCTTTCTGCTGCGCACCTCGCTCCTCGACCAGATGTGCGGGCCGCTATGCGACGCCGTGCTGCGCGACCCTTCCCTCTCGGCGCAGGAAACGCTGGAGCACCTGGAACGCGCCAATCTGTTCATCGTGCCGCTGGATCAGGAGCGGCGCTGGTACCGCTATCATCACCTCTTTGGCGCGTTCCTGCGGCAGCGGCTGCAGGCCCAGGCCGCCTCGTCCCCGGCCGACCCCGCCCTGCCCGAGCTGCACCTCCGCGCCAGCCAGTGGTACGAGGAGAATGGCTCCAGGGATCAGGCGATTCGACACGCGCTGGCGGCCGGGGATTTCGCGCAAGCGGCGGACCTGGTCGAGCTGGCCATGCCGGCCATGCGGCGAACCGGCCAGGATGCCACGCTGCTGGGCTGGCTTCAGGCGCTGCCCGACGAGGTAGTGCGCTGCCGGCCCGTGCTCAGTGCGGGCTATGCCGGCGCTCTGCTGGCCGCCGGCCAACCGCTGGCCGCGGAGGCCCGCCTGCGCGATGCCGAGCAGTGGCTGGACGCGCCGGCAGGCACGGACCAGCAGCCCACGGACGCAGCCGGCAAGCGGGTGGTGGTGGACCAGGAGCAGCTGCGCCGCACGCCCGGCATCATCGCCCTGATCCGCGCCGGACAGGCCCTGGCCCGCGGCGACCTGCCCGAGACGGTCCGACACGCCCGCCGCGCGCTGGAGTTCGCGCCTGACGACGATCATCTGATGCGCGGCGGGGCCCAGTCGCAGCTAGGGCTCGCCGCCTGGACCCAGGGGGATCTGGAGACCGCGCGCCGTATGACCGCCGACGGGATGGCCAACGTGCGCCTGGCCGGGCACATTTCCACCGCCATCGGCTGCGCCATCGTCCTGGCGGATGTGCAAACCGCGCAGGGCCGGCTGCGTGAGGCCATGGGCACCTACGAGCAAGCCTTGCGCTGGGCCACGGCTCCGGGCGCACCGGTGCTGCGCGGGGCAGCAGACATGCACGTGGGCCTGAGCAGCCTGCTCTATGAGCATAACGACCTGGAAGCCGCCAGGCAGCACCTGCTGGCCAGCCAGTCACTGGGCCACCTGGCCGAACAGGCGCAGAACCCCTATCGCTGGTGCGCGGCGATGGCGCGCCTGCGGCAAGCGTCGGGCGATTTCGACGGCGCGCTGGACCTGTTGGACCAGGCCGAGCGCCAGTACGACAGCGGCTTTTGCCCCAACGTGCGGCCGCTGGCCACGCGCAAAGTGCGGGTCTGGCTGGCCCAGGGCCGGCTGGAGCAAGCCCTGGACTGGACGCATCAGCAGGGACTGTCCGCCAGCGACGATGACCTGACTTACCTGCGTGAGTTCGATCACCTCACCCTGGCCAGGGTGCTGCTGGTCCGCCACCTCCGCAACCCTGGCGGCGGTGCCCTCGGCGAAGCAACGGGGCTGTTGGAGCGTCTGCTGTTGGCAGCGGAAGAGGGCGACCGCACGGGCAGCCTGATCCAGATCCTGGTGCTGCTGGCCATGGCCCATCAGGCGCGTGGGGCTCTGCCCGCCGCCCTCGCGCCGTTGCAGCGGGCCCTGACCCTGGCCGAGCCGGAGGGCTATGTGCGCACCTTCCTCGACGAAGGGCCGGGCATGAAACAACTGCTGCGCCACGCCGCCGCGCGTGGCGTTGCGCCAAACTATGCCGGGCGGCTGCTGGCCGCATTCGACACCGACCAGCCAACCAGCGCTGCTCAACCCCTGATCGAGCCCTTGAGCGAGCGCGAGCTGGAGGTGCTGCGGCTCGTGGCGCAGGGCCTGTCCAACCGCGAGATCGGCCAGCGGCTCTTCCTGGCCCTGGACACGGTCAAGGGGCACAACCGCCGCATCTTTGGCAAGCTGCAGGTCAAGAGCCGCACCGAAGCCATCGCCCGCGCCGGCGAGCTGGGACTGCTCGGTGCCGGCGACCGTTCGCCTCGTCCGTCGCCCCCACGCTAGCCCGGATCAACACCTCTGATCAACACCAAGGTGTCTATACGTCGACACCGCCTGCCTCCTATACTGCCTGTACATCAAGCCTGTAGCGCGGCACGTTGCCACGGGTCACCAGAGGTACAGGAGCTATGTCGAACGCACGCCATCACAAGATCGATTCAGACCAGCCCACGGTCTACCAGCTCCGGCTCAAGGGCCATCTGGGTCCCCAGTGGGCCGACTGGTTTGGCGGCCTGTCCATCACGTCCGCCGACAACAGTGACACGCTGCTGACCGGGCCGGTGACTGATCAGGCCGCGCTGCATGCGCTGCTGAAGCGAGTGCGTGATCTCGGCATGACGCTGGTCTCGGTGGGTCCGGTGGAACCGGCCCCGGCGGATCCGTCCGACGGCGAATAGCAGGTCCATCGAGGTTGCGTGGAAAGGAGGTTGGTCTGATACAGCTCTGTGCCCGGCGAGCCCCCGCAGAGGGGGACCCATATCGACACTGCTACAGCGCTCCCTGGCTGACTATGTAGGGCGCAAGCGGAGCGGTGCGCCCATTCCATCACGACGGCCGAACCAGGCCATCGCGACGATCAGAAAACCAAAGGAGATCAAGAATGAATCCCATGAGAAAGATCGCTATCGTTACCGGCGTGTTGTTCCTCATCGCTACCGTGGTGCCCCTGGCGGCCTCATCGCTCGTGCCTGCCCTCAGCGGCGCGGACTATCTCACGCGCTTATCCGCTCACAAGAGCCAGGCGGCCGCGGCAGTACTGCTCAATCTGGTCGGCTACCTGGCCTGTGCCGGCATCGCCGTCGCGCTCTATCCGGCTCTGAGCAAGTGGAATGTGGGTCTGGCCCTCGGAGCCGTCGTGTTCAGGGCCCTGGAGACGGCCTTTTACCTGGTCGGCGTAGTGAACCTGCTCTCTCTGTCGACCCTCGGCCAGCAGTTCAGCGCGGCGGGGGCGGCTGAGCGTGCGCCGCTGCAGGCCATCGCCAACTCGCTGGTGAGTATCAAGGATCACGCCGGCCTCGTAGCGGTGTTTGCCTTCTGCCTGGGTGCCTTCCTGTACTACTACGCCTTCTTTCAGTCGCGGCTCATTCCCCGCTGGCTATCGGGGTTTGGCCTCGTCGCCATTGTCCTGCTGATGGCGGCCTGTCTGCTGGCCCTGTTCAGCGGTAACCGCATCACCAGCTACGTTCCGTTGGCCATGGCCATCTTTATCCAGGAGATGGTGCTGGCCGTTTGGCTCATCGTTAAGGGGTTCGATCCAGCGGCGGTCGCGGCTCTGCTGGCCAAGGCGGCCGCGGCCGGCTTGTGAGCGCAGCAGGCGCCCTCACTGGCGGGGAGGGGGACGTCCCGGGGACCACCCCCTCCCCGCCCCTTCAGTGTCGCGGGCCCTTCAGCTCATCACCGAGTGGACACCAAACCTCATCAGGAGACAGACCCATGGCAAGAAATGGAGCAATGATCTTGTCTGCACCGTTGATCCGAATGGCCGCAGGGGGTGGAGCGGCATTCTGGGTGGCGAACCTGGCCATCTCGCGCACGCGCATCGCCGCCGAGTATCGGGCCGCCCTGTCGATCTCGTACTGGCCCATGATCGGGGCGTCGCTCGCGGGCGGCCTGCTCATCGGCTTGCTGGTCAGCTATGGTTTGCTGCGCTTCTATGACCGCATCCCGACCGCCAGCCCGGTGACCAAGGCGGTGATCCTGTGCGTGCTCGTCTTGATCATGGCCACGGTGGCCCTCGGGCTGCCCGCCACTCGCGCAACGTCGGGCGATGCCTGGCGGTATTTCCTCATCGGCACCCTGATCAACCTAGTCAGGATTCTGGCTCTCGGCGTGGCGGTCGGCTGGCTGTACTGATTCCCCGTGACTGCCCGGGCTCTGGCCCGCCCCTACTGGTCCTTCGGTCAATGGAACGCACGGGCTCGATAGCCCCAAAGACTCGAGTCTTGATCCGGGCGACCGTCGCGGCCGCTCCTCACTCCGCTTGACCGAATCCCGCTGGCGCGCTACCATACCTCCGCACGCCGAATGTCCGCCAGCGAAAGGAGCCCCGGTGAACCTCATCGACGTCCGCGCCGACAATGTCGACCAGACCTCCTTTTTCTGCATGATGAGCAAGAAAAAGTCAGCGGGCTACCAGACCAAGCTGGCCTGGCTGCGCTCCCGCTTTGCCGAGGGACTGCGCATCAAGCTGCTCGACCTCGCTGCGGGCGGCCGCGGCTTTGTCGAGTACATCCCCGGCGAGTACGCCTGGCGGCCCGTCCACGCCGCGGGCTATATGTTCATCCACTGCCTGTGGGTGGTGGGTCAGAGCCGGGGCAAGGGCTATGGGCGGCTGCTGCTGGACGAGTGCGAGCGCGACGCCCGGGCCTGCGGCGCGCGCGGCGTGGCCATGCTCACCAGCGAAGGCATCTGGCTGCTCAAGCCGGGCTATCTGCTGGAGCAGGGTTTCCAGGACGTGGCCCAGGCCGCGCCCGGCTTTCACCTGATGGTCAAACAGTTCGAACCTGGCCCGCTGCCGTCTCTGCCCACCGACTGGGACCAGCGCGCGGCGCGCTACGGCCAGGGCCTCACCGTGGTCAACGCCGGCCAGTGCCCCTACATTGCCGACGCCACGCGAACCGTGCTGGAGGTGGCGCAGGCCAGGGGCGTCCCCGCCCGCGTCGTCGAGCTCACCAGCAGCCAGCAGGTGCGCGACGAGGCACCCACGCCCTATGGCGTGTTCCAGATCCTGCTCGATGGCCGGGTGCTCAGCTACCACTACCTGCTGCCGAAGGAACTCGAGAAGGCGCTGGAGCAGGCGAAGAGGTAGTTGGCGTCAGGGCCAAAAAAAGACTCCCAAAGCCTCCCAGACCAAGTCTGATCTGGGGCCGCCACTTCCTCAGCGCCTCTTCAACATCCTTGACCCGGTGCGCGGCCGAGTGGCCCACGAGATCCCCGGGCCAATCCGGTCGACGCCCCCGGCCGCTGAACCACTTCTCCGGCGCCGCGCGCAGCGCGGCCAACACGTCCTCTTGCACCTGCCGGTGCCAGGCCAGCACCTCGCGCGGCGAGCGGCTGTGCCAGCGCTCGTAGACCAGACGGTTGCTGTCGGTGGTGTTGAGTCCGCGCTCCTCGGCGGGCACAGGCAGCTTTCGAGCCGAGCGGGCTGCCGCGGCCTTCCAGTGGGTGATGTGCGCCAGCGCATCCTTGACCGTCCACCGGTCTTGGGAACGGGGGCGGGGTACGGGCCGCTGCCACTCTTCGTCGGTCAGATGGGCCACGAGGTGGTCCAGGAGCTCGAACTCGTCGACCACACGCTGGATGACTTGCTCACGGTTATGACGCATAGTGGTGAGACCTCCGGCGCTATCCTGGAGCAGCATGTAGGCCACTCCACGGTTCGTAGTTCAGGCTCTGCCTACCGGCGCCCCGACCTGCAGGTCGGGGTCAGCCTGTCCCCGACCAGGCCACGCTGCGTGGCAGTGCGGGGTGTCCGGCAATGGCAGGCACCGGAGCGCTAAAGCGCAACTACGAACCTCTCAGACTGCCAAGTCCGGCCTCGGGCGAACCTACTCCCCCCTCACCACAAACGTCGCCGCCAGCACCTCGAACGCCGCGGTGAGCTCCGCCGAATGCTCCCCCTCCCGCAGCGCGGTGAGCACCCAGATCCAGTCGCCCTCCGCGACATACACCGTGCGATACCTCAGCACCTGCCCCGGATCGGTCTTGCTCTCGTGATCGCTGACGGACTCTACCGCCCGCCTGCCGGCCACGGTGACGATCCTCGGCTCCTCGATCACCGTACCGCCCGACTCGAGCAGCTTTTCCAGCGCCCGCTTCAGCAGCGCCTCGTCGCTTACCGTCCAGTCGCTCTCGCGCGTGGCCAGAGCCACCGCCAACGCCCCCTGCTCTTCGGCAAACCCGGCCGGTGACAAAACCGTCTGCCGCGTATCGGTCAGCGCGCCCGCCGGCACCTCGATGGCCATCCACGCCGCGGGATAGCAGGCGGCGAAGGGCATGGTCTCGCCAACGTAGGCATCGTATCCCGGCGCGCAGGCCAGGTCGACCTCTGGCAGGGCAGCGCCCGGTCCGGCCACCCGTGGCACAAACCCCTCCACGAATTTGGTCATCAGTCGCCGCGCGCGCTCGACATCCCCGCTCAGGTCATAGACCTCGAAGGAGAACAGCTCTTCCGCTGTGCTGTACACGGCGGCGACCGCGGCGACCGTGCGGCCATCGGGCATGTGCAACAGCGTGGCCACCTCACCGGCGGGGTATCCGGCGATCAGCCGCGTCCGGCTGCCCTGAATGGTCGTGTCCTCTATCCCGTAGGACCAGCTCTTGAGTAGGACCACGCACTGATTGGCGGTGAGGGCCGCGTCCCCCGGGGCTGGTCCATGATAGATGCGCACCCCATCGTTCTTCCTGGCCCAGCCAAAGCGGTGGAGGAACCCGATGCTCCAGGCGCCGTTCTCCTGTATGTCGACCATCGGCTCCCATAGCAGAGGGTACTTGAACGTCAGACCGAGCCTGGCATCCCTGTACGTGGTCCAGCCGGCCGAGAGCACCGGCGCGATGGCCAGGCCAAACGCCACCAGGCAGCCCAGACCGATCAACAGCACCCAGCCCTCGCGCACGAACCTGCGACCGGCGGCCCGCCAGGAAAGCACGAACAACAGCAGGCCCAGCACCAGCCCCACTCCCGCGCCAATCCACAGGGCGCCGGAATAGGTGAAATAGTCCGCCGCCAGCGCCGCGAGCGGCGTTCCGACCATCATTAGCCAGCCCAGGTACATTCGGAGCAGGTTGTCGCGCTGCCGCTCCCGCTCGACCCGCGGGACCACCTCGGCCACGATGGCTGCCGCCTCGACGCCTGGCACGCTGTGGCGGACCAGGTCCTGAACCGCCTCCTCGGGCGTGGCGCCAGCCCTGAGCCGCGCCGCGGCCAGCTCATAGTCGAACGATGACGGATTGTAGGAAGAGGGAGAAGAGTCGGTCATGGTGCCCTCCCCAACTGGTTCTGCTTCCGACTGATCACGCCAACAGGATTGCCCGGAACACAAGTCCGCGCCCCGGCAGCCAGCCTTGTGGCCGAGCGCCCGCTACCCGCGATGGACGTCCAGCCTATTAGGGGTCTTGTAGGGGCGGTTCGAGAACCGCCCGCAGTGGAACCCGCGGGCACAACTGCCGTCAAGACTTCCGAAGTCTTCCTAGACTTCGTAAGTCCGAATTCCCCGCCTACTCCGCCTTCCTCAGCACCAGCGTCTCGAGCGCGGTCTGCAGAACCGCCGCGAGCAGCTCCCGCTTCTCCAGCGGACCATTGGCCATGAAGTATCCCTCGCAGCGCACGCCCGACACGCTGATCAGCTCCTTGTACGCGCGCGTGGTCACGCCGTTCGCCGTCTGCTCCTCCTCCCAGGCGGCGCGCACAGCCCTCTGCCCCTGGAGCGTGCCGAGCTCAGGCGCCCGCAGCACCACCCCCTCGCCGCGCCTGATGGAACCTTCCACGTGCGCCAACAGCTCTTCACCCGTCCGCAAGAAGGCCGCCGGCGCAGGCGGGCGCACCGAGAAGGACACAAACCCCCGGCCGAACTCACCCATCTCGGGCGTCAGGATCACGTTGACCTGGTCGGACTCCACTCCGGCGGGCAGCTCGTAGGCCATCCAGTCGGCCGGGTAACAGACGGCGATGTAGGTGCTGTCGGCGCGGTAAGGCTCGAACCCGGCGGGGCAATTCAGGCCCGAGTCCGGCAGCGCGGTCAGAGGTCCGGGTGAGAGAGGCTGAAAGCTGTCCAGGAAGCGGCGGTAGAGCGGCTCGAGCTGCGCCAGGTCGCCGTGCCAGTCACTGGCCTCGAGCCAAAAGTCGCCGTTCAACGTCGACACCAGCGCCGTCCAGTGCTGGTAGGCCCCGCCGATTTTGTCCTTGCTCTCCCACGAGACCCACGCCGCCGGCCACCCGCTCACCACGGTCAGCCCGCGCTGAAAGAGCGTGACCCGCTCATCCAGAAGCAGCGCGGCCTTGAGCTGGAACAGGCAGTCGTTGGCGGTGCGCCCGCCGCGACTCGGCCCGCTGCCCATCATCACCTTGAGCTGCCGGTCGTCGCGCCGCAGCTTGAATCGGGGCGTAAAGACCACGCTGTAGAGGTCGCCGCTCGTGTCATAGCGGAGCACCCAGTCACTCGGCTGCGCCACGGTGAAGCCGACCAGCACATCGCGATAGGTGATCCAGCGGCGCGAGAACAGCGAGAGCGCGGCAACGGGCAGGCTGAGCACCACCGCCCCGATCACCACCAGCGCCAGGGTCAGCCGAATCCCTTTGCGGCCGGCCAGGGCCAGGCCTTGCGCCAGGCGCCAGATCCCCGCCCCGGCAACCGGCGCTAGCAGCAGCGACACGACCCACTCCGCCCCGTGGCCATAGGAGAGCTCTATCGCGAGCAGACTCACGATGGCCACCACGCCGCTGGTGCGGATCTGAGCCAGGCTGTGCGCCCGGCGCAGCAGCTGATCCTCCTCGGCCAGCGTGCAGATCACCTCCACGGCGGTGGCACCGTCCCCGGAGGCGGCCAGGTCCTCCACGGCGCCGCGCAGCGAATCCTGGCGGCTCAGCGCCGCGGCGGCGCGGGCCAGGTCTTTTTCCGTATCGCGCGGCGGGCGGGGTTCAGGAGCGGTCATGGTTCCCTCCTCGGGTAGCGTCGGGCAGGGTTGTGACGCAGGGTGTGCAAAGCATCCCGTCTCCGTCTACTGCCTCAATCGCACCGTGGGCGAGCGTAGCACCAGGCTGGCCGCCGGCCGGTCGAACTCGACGCGCAGCAACTGGCGGGCGGTCACCGGCCCTGCGGCGATGATCCAGGCGTCCCATTCATCGTTGAGGATGCGCGCGGCCCGCTTGTCGACGGTCGAGGTGACGCCGTCGCTCTCGACATCGGCCTGCCAGGTGATCACGGCGGCCCTGCGCCCGGCGAGCTGCGTCAGCGCCGGCTCGCTGCTCACCGTGCCCCCACCCCATTCGTCACTCGACGGTTTGTCCTGCTGGTCGAGCGGCTGGATGGTGCCGTTGTGTTGGAGCAGGTAGATGCGTGAAGTCATGGTTGAATGCCTCCTCAGCCACGAAATCGATGCTCGTTGTGCCAGCGCAGATAGCCCACACCCGGCCGGAGCGCCGGGTCCGCCGGCAGCACCTGCAGCGCCTGACCGTGCAACGCATAGTACTGCTTGCCGTTGTCGAAATCGCTCTTGATTCTCGGGCTGACTTCCACGTTGAGCTTGTCCGTGACCGTCACATAGCCCCGGTCGAACAGAATCCGCAGGTCTGCGCGCAGGAGAATGCCGTTCTTTACTTCCTGAGGTCCCGACTCGGACACGGGCTTGATGTGCGCGGCCTGCAGCACGGGCAGGGTACGCTCTCCCGTCACCGAGCAGCGCCGCTCATAGGCCTCGGTCACCAGTACGCGAAACCCGCCCTGACCCAGGCGGTGCAGGGAGAGCGGAGCCGCGGCTGGCTCTGCTACCTGCCGGACCGGCTGCGGCTGCGGCAGCGCCATCACCAGCCCCTGCGCCGCCTGCACCCGGTGCCACAGCTCGCGGCCGATGGGCCCCGCCAGGTCATAGCCCTTGCCCTGCTGAATGGCCGGGTGCCAGTCCCTCGGCGCCGGGATCCACCGTTCGGGTGGCAGGAAGAACGGCTCGGTGAGCACGATGTTGCCAATGACGGGATCCGGCCCGCCGCCCGGCTCGCGGCGGTTCAGGATGGCCGAACGAAAGGTCTCGAAATCGGGCGCGCCGTTCTTGGTGCCAAAGACCTCCCAGGCCATCGACAGAGGCAGGAAGGAATGGGAGACAAAGTAGCCCCCGCCGACGACATAGTCCTGCGGGCTGTGGAGCTTGAAGAGGAACGGAGCGCCTGGCTCGAGTGCGGCGAACGAGGCCTTGCCGCCTGGCCGCCAAAAGTTGACCTCGTCGGGCTTGATGAGGGACAGGTACTTGAACCACTGGTTGTCGGTTACGCCGATGTAAAAGCGCACAGGTGCCTCCTTGCGCGGGCTACCGCGCTTGTGCCTCCCCAACCGAAGGGCCAG
Coding sequences:
- the malT gene encoding HTH-type transcriptional regulator MalT; translated protein: MPATILATKLYLPPPRPNAVLRPRLLDLLNDGLAANHRLTLISAPAGYGKTALVSAWVASSHRPTAWLSLDEADSDPTRFLSYLIAALQTVAPQVGTGLANVLSSPQPPSTEAILTALLNELAAVPDPFTLVLDDYHVLDSSAVDAALAFLIDHLPPHLHLVLTTREDPRLPLPRYRARGQLTELRAADLRFSPPEAANYLNQVMGLNLSPEDIAALETRTEGWIAGLQLAALSLQGHQDAAGFIQSFTGSHRFVLDYLVEEVLQRQPAGVQRFLLRTSLLDQMCGPLCDAVLRDPSLSAQETLEHLERANLFIVPLDQERRWYRYHHLFGAFLRQRLQAQAASSPADPALPELHLRASQWYEENGSRDQAIRHALAAGDFAQAADLVELAMPAMRRTGQDATLLGWLQALPDEVVRCRPVLSAGYAGALLAAGQPLAAEARLRDAEQWLDAPAGTDQQPTDAAGKRVVVDQEQLRRTPGIIALIRAGQALARGDLPETVRHARRALEFAPDDDHLMRGGAQSQLGLAAWTQGDLETARRMTADGMANVRLAGHISTAIGCAIVLADVQTAQGRLREAMGTYEQALRWATAPGAPVLRGAADMHVGLSSLLYEHNDLEAARQHLLASQSLGHLAEQAQNPYRWCAAMARLRQASGDFDGALDLLDQAERQYDSGFCPNVRPLATRKVRVWLAQGRLEQALDWTHQQGLSASDDDLTYLREFDHLTLARVLLVRHLRNPGGGALGEATGLLERLLLAAEEGDRTGSLIQILVLLAMAHQARGALPAALAPLQRALTLAEPEGYVRTFLDEGPGMKQLLRHAAARGVAPNYAGRLLAAFDTDQPTSAAQPLIEPLSERELEVLRLVAQGLSNREIGQRLFLALDTVKGHNRRIFGKLQVKSRTEAIARAGELGLLGAGDRSPRPSPPR
- a CDS encoding Acetyltransferase (GNAT) family protein; the protein is MNLIDVRADNVDQTSFFCMMSKKKSAGYQTKLAWLRSRFAEGLRIKLLDLAAGGRGFVEYIPGEYAWRPVHAAGYMFIHCLWVVGQSRGKGYGRLLLDECERDARACGARGVAMLTSEGIWLLKPGYLLEQGFQDVAQAAPGFHLMVKQFEPGPLPSLPTDWDQRAARYGQGLTVVNAGQCPYIADATRTVLEVAQARGVPARVVELTSSQQVRDEAPTPYGVFQILLDGRVLSYHYLLPKELEKALEQAKR
- a CDS encoding hypothetical protein (Mycothiol maleylpyruvate isomerase N-terminal domain); this encodes MRHNREQVIQRVVDEFELLDHLVAHLTDEEWQRPVPRPRSQDRWTVKDALAHITHWKAAAARSARKLPVPAEERGLNTTDSNRLVYERWHSRSPREVLAWHRQVQEDVLAALRAAPEKWFSGRGRRPDWPGDLVGHSAAHRVKDVEEALRKWRPQIRLGLGGFGSLFLALTPTTSSPAPAPSRVPSAAGSGS